In Arsenicicoccus dermatophilus, a genomic segment contains:
- a CDS encoding cobalt-precorrin-6A reductase, whose amino-acid sequence MTTRVLLLGGTVEARRLAGLLAQRPESYAVTYSLAGVTSAPRLPTVAVRVGGFGGVDGLARHLRDEQVDVVVDATHPFAARMSHHAAAAGAATGVPVVALRRPGWIEQPGDDWHRVTTLAEAAHVAAALGRRIFLTTGRQEVDEFCRLRDTFCLVRAVDPPDALPPYAELVLAKGPFTVADELALIREHALDVIVTKDSGGDATSAKLEAARRLRLPVVMVDRPAVPDVPEVGTPEAALAWLDAR is encoded by the coding sequence GTGACCACCCGAGTGCTGCTCCTGGGCGGGACCGTCGAGGCCCGTCGGCTGGCCGGGTTGCTGGCGCAGCGACCTGAGTCGTATGCCGTGACCTACTCCCTCGCGGGGGTGACCTCCGCACCGCGGCTGCCCACCGTGGCGGTGCGCGTGGGCGGCTTCGGCGGGGTCGACGGGCTGGCCCGCCACCTGCGCGACGAGCAGGTCGACGTGGTGGTCGACGCGACGCACCCCTTCGCCGCCCGGATGAGCCACCACGCCGCCGCGGCCGGCGCCGCCACCGGGGTCCCCGTGGTCGCGCTGCGCCGCCCCGGCTGGATCGAGCAGCCCGGCGACGACTGGCACCGGGTCACCACCCTGGCCGAGGCCGCCCACGTGGCTGCGGCCCTCGGGCGGCGGATCTTCCTGACCACCGGCAGGCAGGAGGTGGACGAGTTCTGCAGGCTGCGCGACACCTTCTGCCTGGTCCGGGCCGTGGACCCGCCCGACGCGCTCCCGCCGTACGCCGAGCTGGTGCTCGCCAAGGGCCCCTTCACGGTCGCCGACGAGCTGGCGCTGATCCGCGAGCACGCCCTCGACGTGATCGTCACCAAGGACAGCGGCGGGGACGCCACCAGCGCCAAGCTCGAGGCCGCGCGCCGGTTGCGGCTGCCCGTCGTGATGGTCGACCGGCCCGCGGTGCCCGACGTCCCCGAGGTCGGGACCCCCGAGGCGGCACTCGCCTGGCTGGACGCGCGATGA